The stretch of DNA AGCGCTGCGTAGATGTATTCCATTGTAGCTTATCCGAATAGGTTGCCGAGACCCTCACCAGCGTCCTCGTCTTCGTCTTCGTCGTTTTCGTCCGCGGCGTCGGTCTCAGCGGCTTGGTCATCAGTCGATTCTTCTTCTTCAGCTTCAGCCGACTGCGCGGGAGCTGCGGCTTCGATGCCGCGAAGCTCCTCGGGCAGGGCCTCCTCGTCGTCGATCAGGGCCGCGAGCGCGCGCATCTGCGCGTCGGCGCGGCTGACAAGATCGGGTGCGAGGTCCGGGCTGGCGATGGCGGCCTGCAGGCCCACGCTCTTTGCCTCGCCGGTTGCTTTGGCAATGAGTGCGGGTGCCGTCTGGGCCGTTGGGTAGACCGCGTTGATCGAGAGGTTCCGGGCCTGGGCCACGGCACGCTCGATGTCGCTGCGGTACTCGTCCACATCGATGGCGAGTTCCTCTGGGGCGAACAGCACGCCTTCGGAGTACACACTGCGCAGGTCGAGACCGACCTCTTTCGGCTCGATGCCGAGTTCTGCGAGGACGGACGAGAGCTGCTGGGTGACTTCTTCGCCTTCTTCGAGAACCTTCGAGTCCTCTAAGACGTGGATGGAGCCATCCTGGATGCGGGCGTTTGCGCCAACTTGCTGGAGTTCACCCACGAACGGGCCGGGGTCTGCGCCGGTGTCACCCGCTGGGATGACGATGTCGTTGGGTGCAACTTCGCCAGCGTTGATTGGGGCTGGCGTCTTCGAGTCTTCGAGCTTCTTGAAGA from Haladaptatus sp. ZSTT2 encodes:
- a CDS encoding 50S ribosomal protein L10, whose translation is MSAEAERKTEVIPEWKREEVDALVDIFEEYQSVGVVRISGIPSKQLQAMRRELHGSAQLRVSRNTLMTRALEQINDGLEQLVAHVDGQVGLIGTNDNPFGLFKKLEDSKTPAPINAGEVAPNDIVIPAGDTGADPGPFVGELQQVGANARIQDGSIHVLEDSKVLEEGEEVTQQLSSVLAELGIEPKEVGLDLRSVYSEGVLFAPEELAIDVDEYRSDIERAVAQARNLSINAVYPTAQTAPALIAKATGEAKSVGLQAAIASPDLAPDLVSRADAQMRALAALIDDEEALPEELRGIEAAAPAQSAEAEEEESTDDQAAETDAADENDEDEDEDAGEGLGNLFG